From the Candidatus Paceibacterota bacterium genome, one window contains:
- a CDS encoding sugar transferase, with protein sequence MLSSGKIKRIALLLGDIASFYAAFILGLFLRYGFSFRWDKMILNLRPFTVYLGLVLLFYLISHLYESEYTYRQWKLYRNIGESLATVFIIAALTIYLTDIPFTPRRNLIYITACFGIIDVLWRVLFGLTISKSRPAKLAIVGESPRIDEFYDYTQKNPQFGYTVISVYKQWEAETKESVLGQIENKRIDCIAVNHLDSQPNIHNELADSLKSKVRLVDWTSVYAEVFKRIPLDDIDKLWVARVAGANENTQPFNFKRLFDIILAALGLIVCLPFWLLAAILIKLTSKGPVFYLSERVGQWGKPFKIIKLRTMVFNAKDIGPSYTLANDPRITFIGRILRKTHLDETPQFINILKGELSFVGPRPEETKLAREYEKGIPYYTTRYLVKPGVTGWAQINYAQSTTIAEAKTKLEYDFYYLKSSNPILDIIIILKTLRVALEMKTN encoded by the coding sequence ATGTTAAGTTCGGGGAAAATTAAGAGAATAGCGCTCCTTTTGGGGGATATAGCATCTTTCTATGCGGCTTTTATTTTGGGGTTGTTTTTGAGGTACGGCTTCTCTTTTCGCTGGGACAAAATGATTTTAAATCTAAGGCCCTTCACTGTGTATTTGGGTTTGGTTTTGCTTTTCTATCTCATTAGCCACCTCTACGAGAGCGAGTATACCTATCGGCAATGGAAGCTTTACAGAAATATCGGTGAATCCTTAGCGACAGTTTTTATTATCGCGGCGCTCACCATCTACCTAACAGATATTCCTTTTACCCCCCGAAGAAATCTTATCTATATTACAGCTTGTTTTGGAATTATTGATGTTTTATGGCGGGTTCTGTTCGGTTTAACTATTTCTAAAAGTCGTCCCGCCAAGCTGGCGATAGTTGGCGAAAGTCCTCGGATTGATGAGTTTTACGATTATACCCAGAAAAATCCTCAATTTGGGTATACCGTCATCTCTGTCTATAAACAATGGGAAGCGGAAACCAAAGAAAGTGTTTTAGGTCAAATTGAAAACAAGCGGATTGATTGCATCGCGGTAAACCATTTAGATTCCCAGCCCAATATTCACAATGAATTGGCTGATTCTCTAAAAAGCAAAGTTCGCTTAGTGGATTGGACTAGCGTATATGCGGAAGTATTTAAAAGAATCCCCTTAGACGATATAGATAAACTTTGGGTGGCTAGAGTCGCTGGCGCTAACGAGAATACTCAGCCTTTTAATTTTAAACGCCTCTTTGACATTATTCTGGCAGCTTTAGGTCTTATTGTCTGTTTGCCTTTTTGGCTTTTAGCGGCCATTCTTATAAAACTCACCTCAAAGGGACCTGTTTTTTATTTATCGGAAAGAGTGGGTCAATGGGGGAAGCCTTTCAAAATTATCAAGCTAAGAACCATGGTTTTCAATGCCAAAGATATCGGTCCTAGTTATACTCTGGCTAATGACCCCCGCATTACCTTCATTGGCAGGATTCTAAGAAAAACGCACCTAGATGAAACTCCTCAATTTATTAATATCCTAAAGGGCGAACTATCTTTCGTTGGACCTCGACCCGAGGAAACCAAACTTGCTCGCGAGTACGAAAAAGGTATTCCTTACTATACAACCCGTTATTTAGTAAAGCCGGGGGTAACTGGTTGGGCTCAAATTAATTATGCGCAGAGCACAACCATTGCAGAGGCTAAAACCAAGTTAGAATATGACTTTTACTATCTCAAGAGCAGTAATCCCATCTTGGATATCATAATTATTCTGAAAACACTGAGGGTGGCTCTGGAAATGAAGACAAACTGA